A stretch of Nyctibius grandis isolate bNycGra1 chromosome 24, bNycGra1.pri, whole genome shotgun sequence DNA encodes these proteins:
- the LYPLA2 gene encoding acyl-protein thioesterase 2 — MCGNNMSVPLLADAVTVSGAERETAAVIFLHGLGDTGHSWADALSSIRLPYVKYICPHAPRIPVTLNMKMVMPSWFDLMGLTPDAPEDEAGIKKAAENIKAIIEHEMKNGIPPNRIILGGFSQGGALSLYTALTCQHQLAGIVALSCWLPLHKAFPQAANNGVNKDIAILQCHGEMDPMIPVRFGALTAEKLKSVVTPTKVQFKTYPGVMHSSCPQEMMAVKEFIEKLLPRI; from the exons ATGTGTGGTAACAACATGTCTGTCCCCCTCCTCGCTGACGCAGTGACTGTCTCAGGGGCAGAGCGGGAGACTGCTGCG GTCATTTTTTTACATGGCCTTGGAGACACGGG gcACAGCTGGGCTGACGCTCTCTCCTCCATCCGCCTCCCCTACGTGAAATATATTTGCCCTCACGC GCCCCGGATCCCAGTGACCCTCAACATGAAGATGGTCATGCCCTCCTG gtttGATCTGATGGGGTTGACTCCGGACGCACCCGAGGATGAAGCTGGGATcaagaaagctgcagaaaaca TTAAAGCAATCATTGAGCATGAGATGAAGAACGGGATCCCACCCAACCGCATCATCCTGGGGGGCTTCTCACAG GGCGGTGCCTTGTCGCTGTACACGGCTCTCACTTGCCAGCACCAGCTGGCCGGCATCGTGGCGCTCAGCTGCTGGCTCCCGCTGCACAAGGCCTTCCCGCAG GCAGCGAATAACGGTGTGAACAAGGACATCGCCATCCTGCAGTGCCACGGGGAGATGGACCCCATGATCCCCGTCCGCTTCGGGGCCCTCACTGCTGAGAAGCTCAAATCTGTCGTCACCCCCACCAAGGTCCAGTTCAAAACCTACCCCGGCGTGATGCACAGTTCCTGTCCTCAG GAGATGATGGCGGTGAAGGAGTTCATCGAGAAGCTGCTGCCCCGGATCTAA
- the GALE gene encoding UDP-glucose 4-epimerase produces the protein MAEKILVTGGAGYIGSHCVLELVEAGYVPVVIDNFHNAIRGADALPKSLRRVQQIVRQPILFQELDITDEAALQELFSKHRFSAVMHFAGLKAVGESVQKPLEYYRVNLTGTIRLLETMKAHGVRNIVFSSSATVYGDPKYLPLDENHPVGGCTNPYGKSKYFIEEMIRDLCKAERDWNAVLLRYFNPIGAHESGMIGEDPQGIPNNLMPYVAQVAVGRREFLSVFGNDYKTDDGTGVRDYIHVVDLAKGHIAALKKLKENCGCKIYNLGTGTGYSVLQMVQAMEKASGREIKYKITGRREGDVASCYADPALAERELGWKAAFGLDKMCEDLWRWQLQNPTGFSKN, from the exons ATGGCAGAGAAGATCCTGGTGACTGGCGGAGCTGGCTACATCGGCAGTCACTGTGtgctggagctggtggaggCTGGCTACGTCCCCGTGGTCATAGACAACTTCCACAATGCCATCCGAG GGGCAGACGCGCTCCCCAAGAGCCTCCGGCGTGTGCAGCAGATCGTGCGCCAGCCCATCCTCTTCCAGGAGCTGGATATCACCGACGAGGCAGCGCTGCAGGAGCTCTTCAGTAAG CACCGTTTCTCAGCCGTGATGCACTTTGCGGGGCTGAAGGCAGTGGGGGAGTCTGTGCAGAAGCCCCTGGAGTACTACAGGGTGAACCTCACCGGGACCATCCGGCTGCTGGAG ACCATGAAAGCCCACGGCGTGAGGAACATCGtgttcagcagctctgccaccGTCTACGGAGACCCCAAGTACCTGCCCCTGGATGAGAACCACCCGGTTGGAGGCTGCACCAACCCCTACGGCAAATCCAAGTACTTCATCGAGGAGATGATTCGAGAtctctgcaaagcagagagg GACTGGAATGCCGTTCTCCTGCGCTATTTCAACCCCATCGGTGCCCACGAGTCGGGCATGATCGGAGAAGATCCTCAGGGCATCCCGAACAACCTCATGCCCTACGTGGCGCAG GTGGCAGTGGGACGCCGGGAATTCCTGAGTGTGTTCGGGAACGACTACAAGACGGACGATGGAACGG GCGTCAGGGATTACATCCACGTCGTGGATTTGGCCAAGGGCCATATCGCTGCTTTGAAGAAGCTCAAGGAGAACTGCGGCTGCAAG ATCTACAATCTGGGCACAGGCACCGGCTACTCTGTCCTGCAGATGGTCCAGGCCATGGAGAAAGCCTCAGGGAGGGAG aTCAAGTACAAGATCACGGGCCGGCGGGAGGGAGATGTGGCTTCCTGCTACGCCGACCCGGCGCTGGCCGAGCGCGAGCtgggctggaaagctgcctttgGCCTGGACAAGATGT GCGAGGACCTGTGGCGGTGGCAGCTGCAGAATCCCACAGGCTTCAGCAAGAACTGA
- the PITHD1 gene encoding PITH domain-containing protein 1, with amino-acid sequence MAHGHGRCSCCCGEAAAAGGGERGAAWGLYLRIDRQRLQCLNERREGSGALVFRAWEERGDRAQFVESDDDEELLFNIPFTGNVKLKGVIVMGEDDGTHPAEMRLFRNIPHMSFDDTAREPDQTFSLNRDPTGELEYPTKIARFSNVYHLSIHFPKNFGAETTKIFYIGLKGEWTEAHRHEVTICNYEASANPADHKLEQITPQTHFIS; translated from the exons ATGGCGCACGGTCACGGCcggtgcagctgctgctgcggggaggcggcggcggcgggcggtggGGAGCGGGGCGCGGCCTGGGGGCTCTACCTGCGTATCGACCGGCAGCGGCTGCAGTGCCTTAACGAGCGCCGCGAGGGCAGCGGCGCACTCGTCTTCCGCGCTTGGGAGGAGCGCGGCGACCGCGCCCAg TTCGTAGAAAGCGACGACGACGAGGAGCTTCTGTTTAATATCCC GTTTACGGGCAACGTGAAATTAAAAGGAGTGATTGTGATGGGAGAGGATGACGGTACACATCCAGCAGAGATGAGGCT gTTCAGGAACATTCCTCACATGTCCTTTGATGACACAGCCAGGGAACCGGACCAGACGTTCAGCCTGAACCGGGATCCGACGGGCGAGCTGGAGTACCCCACCAA aattgcCCGTTTCTCCAACGTTTACCACCTCTCCATCCACTTTCCGAAGAACTTCGGAGCAGAGACAACGAAGATTTTTTATATAGGCCTGAAAGGAGAGTGGACGGAG GCTCATCGCCACGAAGTCACCATCTGCAATTACGAGGCATCAGCCAACCCAGCTGATCACAAGTTGGAACAAATCACCCCACAGACTCACTTCATCTCCTAA
- the ELOA gene encoding elongin-A yields MAESVLEVVGKLQSRLAGSSEPKKLLKSLKKLSELPITVDILVETGVGKTVNSLRKHELVGDFAKNLVARWKKLVPVSQEAERNNLDSEDRDYERSSSSKRHQEPSLREDEEPDQEYSEPFQPSCSQSYSPDHREKKSKRYPRHERAHETYGYSSHEGKGWGRSSPVLSSDQEYSDYGHAVSPEPNESPQDTYTDPYASEEQEEPTVFHRKASKGHSFQEKLEAGRERNPSEFSDKGNVSRSKEHKSSHKKQRLDGRAEDRTSAFSPERLHKTSFKEQLREAPMAGGSKEKQRMSDGAKKEKNRESGTSRKEKLHVLPHLEESLDNHVKKQKHRDSEKSKLEKPRLSLETSNTEREKRKAESDVSNRVKEKVVSGSLKSSEGKRKISDMDKKSTGFSSHFGEGEAEDEFEQPTMSFESYLSYDQPQKKKKKVVKPSVPAVEKDRGHSKQNGSKASTNSSSSSRKSPSHKRPSEKNADKTLPEPPKAKRILLDVVPTLPDIPLPPIQANYRPLPSIESITCSQTKRKALSSPIEDSEAGFTGRRLNSKMQVYSGSKTAYLPKMMSLYQQCIRVLSNNIDAIYEVGGVPFSMLEPVLEKCTPEQLYRIEECNHVLVESTDQLWHNHCLRDFKNEKPEEFESWREMYLRLHDAREQRLLMLARNIGSAHANKPKGRVAKMAFVNSAAKPPRDVRRRQEKFGTGGPFLPGKTKIKPVLYTSSKSHTRVSEEQSYDGPSTSSAHSVPSSGSTFSSYDPRKPPVKKIAPMMAKTIKAFKNRFSRR; encoded by the exons ATGGCGGAGTCGGTGCTGGAAGTTGTGGGCAAGCTGCAGTCGCGGCTGGCGGGCAGCTCGGAGCCCAAGAAG CTGCTGAAAAGTCTGAAGAAGCTGTCTGAGTTGCCCATCACAGTCGACATTCTTGTG GAGACGGGTGTTGGGAAGACTGTGAACAGTTTACGGAAACACGAGCTGGTGGGAGACTTTGCGAAGAATCTCGTAGCCAGGTGGAAGAAGCTAGTGCCGGTGTCCCAGGAGGCAGAGAG AAATAACCTAGATTCTGAAGACCGTGACTACGAGAGGAGCAGCTCCAGCAAAAGACATCAAGAACCCTCCCTCAGAGAGGATGAGGAACCTGACCAGGAGTATTCAGAACCCTTTCAGCCGTCTTGCAGCCAGTCCTATAGCCCAGATCATAGGGAAAAGAAGTCCAAAAGGTATCCTAGGCATGAGAGAGCCCATGAGACTTATGGCTATAGCAGCCACGAGGGGAAGGGTTGGGGCAGATCTTCCCCAGTGCTCTCTTCAGATCAGGAGTACTCGGACTATGGACACGCTGTGTCACCTGAGCCCAATGAGAGCCCTCAGGATACGTACACAGACCCTTACGCCTCTGAGGAGCAGGAAGAACCGACAGTATTTCATCGGAAAGCCAGTAAAGGCCACAGCTTTCAGGAGAAGCTGGAGGCAGGCCGAGAGAGGAACCCCAGTGAGTTCTCTGACAAAGGGAACGTGAGCCGAAGCAAAGAGCACAAGTCTTCTCACAAGAAGCAGCGACTTGATGGCAGAGCGGAGGACAGGACCTCTGCCTTCAGCCCAGAAAGATTGCACAAGACCTCTTTTAAAGAGCAGCTCCGAGAAGCCCCCATGGCCGGGGGCAGCAAGGAGAAGCAGAGGATGTCAGATGGTGCCAAGAAGGAGAAGAACCGAGAAAGCGGCACCTCCAGAAAGGAGAAGTTGCACGTGTTGCCGCACTTGGAAGAGTCTTTGGACAACCATGTTAAGAAGCAAAAACATCGAGATtctgaaaaaagcaaactggAAAAGCCCAGGCTGAGCCTGGAGACCTCTAACACAGAGCGGGAGAAACGGAAAGCTGAGAGTGACGTCTCAAATAGGGTTAAAGAAAAGGTGGTTTCTGGGAGCTTAAAATCTTCAGAGGGGAAGCGCAAAATCTCAGACATGGACAAAAAATCGACGGGCTTTTCCTCacattttggggagggggaagcggAGGATGAATTTGAACAACCTACAATGTCCTTTGAGTCGTACCTCAGCTACGACCAgccccagaaaaagaaaaagaaagtggttAAACCCTCTGTGCcagctgtggagaaagaccGAGGGCACAGCAAACAGAACGGATCCAAAGCCAGTACCAACAGCTCAAGCTCGAGTCGGAAAAGTCCAAGCCACAAGCGACCAAGTGAGAAAAATGCAGACAAGACACTACCAGAGCCTCCTAAAGCAAAGAGG ATACTTTTAGATGTGGTACCAACGTTACCAGACATCCCACTGCCACCGATCCAGGCCAACTACCGCCCTCTTCCTTCGATCGAGTCCATTACCTGCTCCCAGACAAAAAGGAAAG CACTGTCCTCACCAATCGAAGATAGTGAAGCAGGTTTTACAGGGCGACGGTTGAATTCAAAGATGCAAGTGTATTCAGGCTCTAAAACTGCCTACCTTCCAAAGATGATGTCTCTGTATCAGCAGTGCATCAGAGTCCTCAGTAACAACATTGACG CAATCTATGAAGTGGGTGGTGTCCCTTTCTCAATGCTGGAGCCAGTATTGGAGAAATGCACCCCAGAGCAGCTGTATCGCATTGAGGAGTGTAATCAT GTCCTCGTTGAGAGTACGGATCAACTGTGGCACAATCACTGTCTCCGAGACTTCAAGAACGAGAAACCAGAAGAGTTTGAGTCCTGGCGGGAGATGTACCTTCGACTTCACGACGCACGGGAGCAGCGGCTGCTCATGTTAGCACGGAACATCGGCTCAGCTCATGCCAACAAACCCAAAG GTAGAGTGGCCAAAATGGCATTTGTGAACTCTGCAGCAAAGCCCCCTCGGGACGTACGAAGGAGGCAAGAGAAGTTTGGAACTGGAGGACCTTTTCTGCCAGGGAAGACCAA AATAAAACCAGTCCTGTACACATCTAGCAAAAGCCACACTCGTGTGAGTGAGGAGCAGTCCTATGATGGGCCCAGCACCAGCAGTGCCCATTCTGTCCCATCTTCAGGTAGCACCTTCTCCTCCTATGACCCCAGGAAACCACCAGTGAAGA AAATTGCACCCATGATGGCAAAGACTAtcaaagctttcaaaaacaGGTTTTCTCGGAGATAA
- the LOC137673096 gene encoding kelch-like protein 31, producing MAPKKKTPKKPKVGKKDASITPMMVEDALLDVEHLKHLNGLYDSGSDGFHCTATEAEALDHGASLLEGMNQMRQKRFLCDLTIATKTKSFEVHKLLLASCSEYFHRLLRRDPQLHRVELHDVSPLGLTSLITYAYTGKLSLSLYTIGSTISTATQLQVPALLNMCSDFLVREMAVENCVYIANISSTYGLNQVKDATRKFIQENFLEFSKTDQFMKLPFDQINELLMDDGLQIPSEVAAFQIAVKWLEFDPKRVRYAADLLSNIRFGTISAPDLVNHVQPVPRMMQDPQCHKLLVDAMNYHLLPHQQNSLQSRRTRIRGGQRVLVTVGRRPALTEKALSREISYRDTEGNWNKLTEMPAKSFNQCVVVMDGFIYIAGGEDQNDARNQAKHAVSSLSRYDPRFNTWLHLASMQHRRTHFSLSASNGLLYAVGGRNAEGTLASVECYVPTTNSWQSQASLETPRCCHATTIIDGKLLVTGGYISHAYSRTTCCYEPSADAWREQARLSTPRGWHCAATVANRAYVLGGSQLGPQGERVDVMPVECYSPVTGQWSYVAPLPTGVSTAGVALLEGRLCLVGGWNESRKRYQKCVQCYNPDLNEWAEDEDLPEATVGVSCCTIVLPRSPSSRSWASSVASAAAST from the exons ATGGCACccaaaaagaaaacccccaaGAAGCCCAAGGTGGGTAAAAAAGATGCATCCATCACCCCGATGATGGTGGAAGATGCTTTGCTAGATGTCGAACACCTCAAGCACTTGAATGGTTTGTACGACAGCGGCTCCGACGGCTTCCACTGCACGGCCACAGAGGCTGAGGCGCTGGACCACGGAGCCAGCCTTCTGGAGGGGATGAACCAGATGCGCCAGAAGCGGTTCCTCTGCGATCTCACCATTGCCACCAAAACCAAGTCCTTCGAGGTGCATAAACTGCTCCTGGCTTCCTGCAGTGAGTACTTCCACCGCCTGCTGCGGAGAGACCCTCAGCTGCACCGGGTGGAGCTCCATGACGTGTCCCCACTGGGCCTGACCTCCCTCATCACCTACGCCTACACGGGGAAGCTGAGCCTCTCGCTGTACACCATTGGCAGCACCATCTCCACCGCTACCCAGCTGCAGGTGCCGGCACTGCTGAACATGTGCAGTGACTTCCTCGTTCGGGAGATGGCCGTGGAGAACTGCGTGTACATCGCCAACATCTCGTCCACCTACGGCCTCAACCAGGTGAAAGACGCCACCCGGAAATTCATCCAGGAAAACTTCCTGGAGTTCTCCAAGACCGACCAGTTCATGAAACTTCCCTTTGATCAGATCAATGAGCTGCTGATGGACGATGGCCTGCAGATACCCAGTGAGGTCGCCGCCTTTCAGATCGCTGTCAAGTGGCTGGAGTTTGACCCGAAACGGGTCCGATATGCTGCTGACCTCCTGAGCAACATTCGATTCGGCACAATCTCGGCTCCAGACTTGGTCAACCACGTGCAACCTGTGCCACGCATGATGCAAGATCCGCAGTGCCACAAGCTCCTCGTGGATGCTATGAATTACCACCTGCTCCCCCACCAGCAAAACAGCCTTCAGTCTCGGAGAACCAGGATACGGGGAGGCCAAAGGGTGCTCGTCACAGTTGGGCGTCGTCCAGCTTTGACCGAGAAGGCTCTTAGCAGGGAGATCAGCTACAGGGACACAGAGGGAAACTGGAACAAGCTGACGGAGATGCCAGCAAAAAGTTTTAACCAGTGTGTGGTGGTGATGGATGGATTCATCTACATTGCGGGAGGTGAAGACCAAAATGACGCCAGGAACCAGGCCAAGCACGCTGTCAGCAGCCTGAGCAG GTACGACCCGCGCTTCAACACCTGGCTGCACCTGGCCAGCATGCAGCACAGGAGGACACACTTCAGCCTCAGCGCCTCCAACGGGCTCCTCTACGCTGTCGGAGGGCGCAACGCCGAGGGCACGTTGGCATCTGTCGAGTGCTACGTCCCCACCACCAACAGCTGGCAAAGCCAGGCAAGCCTGGAGACGCCCCGCTGCTGCCACGCCACCACCATCATCGATGGCAAGCTCCTGGTCACCGGCGGCTACATCAGCCACGCCTATTCCCGCACCACGTGCTGCTACGAGCCCAGCGCTGACGCCTGGAGGGAGCAGGCAAGGCTCAGCaccccccggggctggcacTGCGCCGCCACCGTGGCCAACCGAGCGTATGTGCTGGGTGGGAGCCAGCTGGGTCCCCAGGGCGAGCGGGTGGACGTGATGCCCGTGGAGTGCTACAGCCCAGTCACGGGGCAGTGGAGCTACGTGGCGCCCCTGCCCACGGGGGTCAGCACCGCGGGGGTGGCTCTGCTGGAGGGGCGCTTGTGCCTGGTGGGTGGCTGGAACGAGAGCAGGAAGAGGTATCAGAAATGTGTGCAGTGCTACAATCCCGACCTCAACGAGTGGGCCGAGGACGAGGACCTCCCCGAGGCCACTGTGGGTGTCTCGTGCTGCACTATTGTCCTACCACGCTCCCCGAGCTCCAGGTCCTGGGCCAGCTCTGTggcctcagcagcagccagcacgTAA